Part of the Musa acuminata AAA Group cultivar baxijiao chromosome BXJ2-7, Cavendish_Baxijiao_AAA, whole genome shotgun sequence genome is shown below.
AATTCGTGTGTGCATCATCAATAAAACTAACCTCCTTATATTCTTTGTCGAAATGGAACCTTCCCTTCAAGTTTATCCCCACTAGACCACTGGCTGTGACTGGAAATGCCTTCTTTCCTTGAAGGCTATAACAGGGTTTTTCATCTTTGTTGAGCTGAATGCCAAAACCCATGCTGGCTGATAACTATATGATAAGAACAAAAGGTATTTTATAGCCTATTGTTTCGTGAGACTATTTTACCTTGAGAATGTTGTTATGTTCCAAAGCCCGACCAGAGCATAAGACTTACCTCAGGATAGAAATGTCGAACAATTAGGGCAAGATAACTAGGGGTCCCAGTCCCGGTGTCTAATTCTCCATGTACCTGCCAAGATAACTTTGTATAGATTATTACTCTGCATATCTGTCATGCTAAGCATCTCACAAGCAATGAAAAACTACGAAACCATCGAACAGGGAGCATAAAGTGGAAGAAATACTGAATTGCTttaaccaaaccaagaacaaaaAGCAGAAGCCAAACATGGCCTTAATACAGATGCATGAGGCAATCGGATCATTTCTGATATCAATTTCCACTTAACACGAACAAAGACTCGATTCCCAATCCAACATTGCAAGTAGAACTTTGCCCAGCGCATCAGTATGAGCTCACCAAACACGAATTTCGAAATTACAAACAAAAGTTTCGATTGATATTCATCCAAGATTTTCGACGGAACTTATGCGACGCACAAGACGAGAAGAAGGAAACGAGGGGTACACACCTGCAATAGGGTTTTCGAGGCGAGGGGAATCTTCTCCTTGGCATGTATCCGAAGGGATTTGGAATCACCATCATACCTGAGCGAGTTCTCCATCCCCAATTCTACTTCGAACCCCAGCGGAGGACAAGATAAGACGGGGAGGCGCTTGCGGGCAACACCCTCCTGCCTTCCCGCCGTACTTTCTATCGAATCCTAAAATCCCATTCCGGGGCGAGGAGTACTTTCAACCACGAGCCATGCTACTTGGCATGTTTTGACTCGTCAACCGTGACACGGTTGCATGGCTGTGATTAGGACATACATCCCAAGCGAACCACGGACAGAAAAAAAGAATGGCAAGTTGAGGATTAGATTGCATTATGTTTGATTGTCGAAGCAGatttcatagaaaaaaaaatggattaaaatctATTTGACAAGTATAATCTCCTTAATTTTATTGTGTTTGGCATGCTAAATTAGTTAATCCATGATCTAATTGTCCTCAACCTTGAAACAAATTTAGTTATTTTCGCTTCCTCGGTTGGCATCCGAGAGGGGGGAAAAAAATCGTCAGTTCACTTCACTCATATATTTTGCttgtaagataaagagcagagaaATAAATAGGGAAATAAGTATTTAGGTAAAAGAGGAGAGAAATAAGTATTTaggtaaataagaaaaataaataaaagaagaagGGAATGTATGCATGTTGAGTTCCGGTCATTGTTGGCGTTGATGATTGTGTTGTCGACGAGAATGTCCTATTTGAGATtgtcttgaattttattatgatgGCTGTCCTTCCGAAAAGCCCCTTGGAGTGGTTGGTAGGGTACGACCTATGGGCACGAGTAATTAGAACTCTCCAGTTTTGGGCCATCCTTCGTAGCAAACTCTTGGGCCCAACCAAAGATGTGCACCGGGTAGGAAGCCCCGTCTGAGTGACCTGTATGAAGAATTGAAGATGACAAAGAAATCTTGTTCTACCCATAGATTCACTCTGCTCAGACTCGGCATGTGACACCATCATCTAACAGAAAGATTTCCTCCATGCAACTAGTTTCAGCACCATCATGACATATGCATTGACACTCAACGTGAAAGTATAATATCTTAAgagaacccaaaaaaaaaaaaaatagtaagtaCATCATATTTAAACCAGTTCCACAGTAGCGTGGATAAGTAGCATACTTAGTTATGTGATAATTGGCATAACTAACAGGTAGTCATTTGAGAAAGCAAACTCATTGAGCCAGGCGCTGAATGAGAGAAACAAGGTCAAAGTGACATGTGTATCCGTTTGATGTAAAGCAATTCAATATTCACAAGAAAGGAGCAAGAGAACC
Proteins encoded:
- the LOC135617496 gene encoding outer envelope pore protein 21B, chloroplastic-like isoform X1, producing the protein MENSLRYDGDSKSLRIHAKEKIPLASKTLLQLSWQVHGELDTGTGTPSYLALIVRHFYPELSASMGFGIQLNKDEKPCYSLQGKKAFPVTASGLVGINLKGRFHFDKEYKEARGAVELAWSVLNFQKDQDVRFKIGFDICDQVPYFQIRENNWTLNADINGKWNVRFDL
- the LOC135617496 gene encoding outer envelope pore protein 21B, chloroplastic-like isoform X2; this encodes MENSLRYDGDSKSLRIHAKEKIPLASKTLLQVHGELDTGTGTPSYLALIVRHFYPELSASMGFGIQLNKDEKPCYSLQGKKAFPVTASGLVGINLKGRFHFDKEYKEARGAVELAWSVLNFQKDQDVRFKIGFDICDQVPYFQIRENNWTLNADINGKWNVRFDL
- the LOC135617496 gene encoding outer envelope pore protein 21B, chloroplastic-like isoform X3, which translates into the protein MENSLRYDGDSKSLRIHAKEKIPLASKTLLQLSWQVHGELDTGTGTPSYLALIVRHFYPELSASMGFGIQLNKDEKPCYSLQGKKAFPVTASGLVGINLKGRFHFDKEYKEVPYFQIRENNWTLNADINGKWNVRFDL